One region of Bosea sp. 29B genomic DNA includes:
- a CDS encoding isoaspartyl peptidase/L-asparaginase, translated as MMTIALAIHGGCGTLPKAEMTDAEWAEAKAHLAKSLRAGWAVLAKGGSAVDAVEASVLVMEDSVHFNAGHGAAFNADGEHELDASIMDGSTLAAGALCAVKRIRNPVSAAKALMHRGDPLLLSGPAGDAFAQTEGLDMVENEYFSTERRRKNLASMKIRELVGTADEASEAEKHGTVGAVACDSHGHLAAATSTGGYTNKPPGRVGDSPIIGAGTYARDGRCAVSGTGKGEFFIRYCVGHEIASLVGYAGLSLKDAADRAIAELTAHKIGAGLVAVGADGTIVAPYNSEGMYRGWVTPDGLVHVATHADVEVMGQA; from the coding sequence ATCATGACCATCGCTCTCGCCATCCATGGCGGCTGCGGCACCTTGCCCAAGGCCGAGATGACCGACGCCGAATGGGCGGAGGCCAAGGCCCATCTCGCCAAATCGCTGCGTGCCGGCTGGGCGGTCCTCGCCAAGGGCGGAAGCGCAGTCGACGCGGTCGAGGCCTCCGTGCTGGTGATGGAGGATTCCGTTCATTTCAACGCCGGCCATGGCGCTGCCTTCAATGCCGATGGCGAGCACGAGCTCGACGCCTCGATCATGGATGGCTCGACGCTGGCCGCCGGCGCGCTCTGCGCGGTCAAGCGCATCCGCAACCCGGTCAGCGCCGCCAAGGCGCTGATGCATCGCGGCGATCCGCTCTTGCTGAGCGGCCCGGCCGGCGACGCCTTCGCCCAGACCGAGGGTCTCGACATGGTCGAGAACGAGTATTTCTCGACGGAGCGGCGGCGCAAGAACCTCGCTTCGATGAAGATCCGCGAGCTCGTCGGCACTGCCGACGAAGCGAGCGAGGCCGAGAAGCACGGCACGGTCGGCGCGGTCGCGTGCGACTCCCATGGCCACCTCGCCGCCGCGACCTCGACCGGCGGCTACACCAACAAGCCTCCGGGCCGCGTCGGCGATTCCCCGATCATCGGCGCCGGCACCTATGCCCGCGATGGGCGCTGCGCAGTTTCGGGCACCGGCAAGGGCGAGTTCTTCATCCGCTATTGCGTCGGCCACGAGATCGCGTCGCTGGTCGGCTATGCCGGCCTCTCGCTGAAGGATGCGGCCGACCGCGCCATCGCCGAGCTCACCGCACACAAGATCGGAGCTGGACTCGTCGCCGTCGGCGCCGATGGAACCATCGTCGCGCCCTATAATTCCGAGGGCATGTATCGCGGCTGGGTGACGCCGGACGGGCTCGTCCATGTCGCAACCCATGCCGATGTCGAGGTGATGGGGCAGGCATGA
- a CDS encoding MetQ/NlpA family ABC transporter substrate-binding protein translates to MPKFLSRRSLLAAAAALSLSAGGAFAQQNQVIRIGVTPGPHAEIAEQIKPLLAKKGYDLKIFEFSDFVIPNQALDTGDLEANAFQHQPYLDNQVKDRGFKIFSAATTVNFPMGIYSQKYKSWAELPDGVTVSIQNDPTNGGRALLLLQDNGVIKLKPGTGFKPTVLDITENPKKLKIIEIEAGQTVRSLADVAAAAINTSYAVDAKIDPNSAILREEPKGPYTNLIAVRAADKDKPFVQALVESYRSPEIKTFVADRFKGSILPSW, encoded by the coding sequence ATGCCCAAGTTCCTCTCCCGTCGCAGCCTGCTCGCTGCGGCCGCCGCCCTCTCCTTGTCTGCCGGCGGCGCCTTCGCCCAGCAGAACCAGGTAATCCGCATCGGCGTCACGCCCGGCCCGCACGCCGAGATCGCCGAGCAGATCAAGCCACTCCTCGCCAAGAAGGGCTACGATCTCAAGATCTTCGAATTCTCGGATTTCGTCATCCCGAACCAGGCGCTCGACACCGGTGACCTCGAGGCCAATGCCTTCCAGCACCAGCCCTATCTCGACAACCAGGTGAAGGATCGCGGCTTCAAGATCTTCAGCGCTGCGACCACCGTGAACTTCCCGATGGGCATCTACTCCCAGAAGTACAAAAGCTGGGCCGAGTTGCCCGACGGCGTGACCGTCTCGATCCAGAACGATCCGACCAATGGCGGACGCGCGCTCCTGCTGTTGCAGGACAACGGCGTGATCAAGTTGAAGCCGGGCACCGGCTTCAAGCCGACCGTTCTCGACATCACCGAGAACCCCAAAAAGCTGAAGATCATCGAGATCGAGGCCGGGCAGACCGTGCGCTCGCTCGCCGATGTCGCGGCCGCTGCGATCAATACGAGCTATGCCGTCGACGCCAAGATCGACCCGAATTCGGCGATCCTGCGCGAGGAACCGAAGGGCCCTTATACCAACCTGATCGCGGTGCGCGCCGCCGACAAGGACAAGCCTTTCGTCCAGGCGCTGGTCGAGAGCTATCGCTCGCCCGAGATCAAGACCTTCGTCGCCGACCGCTTCAAGGGCTCGATCCTTCCGAGCTGGTGA
- a CDS encoding ABC transporter ATP-binding protein has product MMLEIEGLNAYYGRAHILHGVGFSMGRGEVLALMGRNGAGKSTTMKAVMGLVPPQAGRVVFEGHTIVGREPFEIARLGIGYVPEERRVFSELSVMENLSVAQRPKREGAPHWTPERLFQLFPNLGRMRDRPGGAMSGGEQQMLTIARTLMGNPKLVLLDEPSEGLAPVIVEEMAKTILALKGEGLSVLISEQNLHFAGSVADRATIIEKGLIRFTGTMDELKADEAVRAQYLSV; this is encoded by the coding sequence CTGATGCTCGAGATCGAAGGGCTCAACGCCTATTACGGCCGCGCCCATATCCTGCACGGTGTCGGCTTCTCGATGGGCCGCGGCGAAGTGCTGGCCTTGATGGGCCGCAACGGCGCCGGCAAGTCGACCACCATGAAGGCGGTGATGGGGCTGGTGCCGCCCCAGGCAGGCCGCGTCGTCTTCGAGGGACACACGATCGTCGGGCGCGAGCCGTTCGAGATCGCCCGCCTCGGCATCGGCTATGTCCCGGAGGAGCGCCGCGTCTTTTCCGAGCTCAGCGTGATGGAGAACCTCTCCGTCGCGCAGCGGCCCAAGCGCGAGGGCGCGCCGCACTGGACGCCGGAACGCCTGTTCCAGCTCTTCCCCAATCTCGGGCGCATGCGCGACCGGCCAGGCGGAGCGATGTCGGGCGGCGAACAGCAGATGCTGACGATCGCCCGCACGCTGATGGGCAATCCCAAGCTCGTCCTGCTCGACGAGCCCTCGGAAGGCCTCGCGCCTGTCATCGTCGAGGAGATGGCCAAGACCATCCTGGCGCTGAAGGGCGAAGGGCTCTCGGTGCTGATCTCCGAGCAGAACCTGCACTTCGCCGGCTCGGTCGCCGACCGCGCCACCATCATCGAGAAGGGGCTGATCCGCTTCACCGGGACGATGGACGAGCTCAAGGCCGACGAGGCGGTAAGGGCGCAGTACCTGTCGGTGTGA
- a CDS encoding methionine ABC transporter permease gives MSPELIRLIIEATGDTLLMVAIAAGLGTALGLPLGVFLATSKKGELFAAPAVNAVLGALVNATRSTPFIILVVAIIPFTRLIAGTSIGTFAATVPLTVAATPFIARLIEGAIREVDQGLVEAARSMGATPLQIVRKVLVPEALPAIVLGLTLALVSLLGFSAMVGAVGGGGLGDLGIRYGYQRFMPDVMAIVVAVLIVLVQTVQSVGDRLSRRLNKRLRHA, from the coding sequence ATGTCTCCTGAACTCATCCGGCTGATCATCGAAGCGACCGGCGATACCTTGCTGATGGTCGCGATCGCCGCCGGGCTCGGCACCGCGCTCGGCCTGCCGCTCGGTGTCTTCCTGGCGACCAGCAAGAAGGGCGAGCTTTTCGCCGCGCCTGCGGTGAACGCCGTGCTCGGCGCGCTGGTCAACGCGACGCGTTCGACGCCCTTCATCATCCTGGTCGTCGCGATCATCCCGTTCACCCGGCTGATCGCCGGCACCTCGATCGGCACCTTCGCCGCGACCGTGCCGCTGACCGTGGCGGCGACCCCTTTCATCGCCCGCCTGATCGAGGGCGCCATCCGCGAGGTCGACCAGGGCCTGGTCGAGGCGGCCCGCTCGATGGGCGCGACCCCGCTGCAGATCGTCCGCAAGGTGCTGGTGCCCGAGGCGCTGCCGGCGATCGTGCTCGGCCTGACACTGGCGCTGGTCAGCCTGCTCGGCTTCTCGGCTATGGTTGGCGCCGTCGGCGGTGGAGGCTTGGGCGATCTCGGTATCCGCTACGGCTATCAGCGCTTCATGCCGGATGTGATGGCGATCGTCGTCGCCGTGCTGATCGTCCTCGTCCAGACCGTGCAGAGCGTCGGCGACCGTCTCTCGCGCCGCCTCAACAAGCGCCTGCGCCACGCCTGA
- a CDS encoding glucose 1-dehydrogenase, whose translation MQIRFDNRVALVTGAAQGIGRAIAAALAEAGAKVHLADLDADGVAASAEALGASAHVADLGSPEATKELVGKLLASEGRLDLLVNAAGGVRGQVGRPIEEISESDWRAVFAANVDAAFFLSQAVAPAMKQAGYGRIVNISSGAGLRPSLTGIQAYASAKHALVGLTRQLAWEFGPHGITVNSVAPGFVRSNPATERQWESYGPDGQKRLIESIHTRRLGTSEDIAHASLFFLSEQASWVTGQILSVDGGRS comes from the coding sequence ATGCAGATCCGCTTCGACAACCGCGTAGCCCTCGTTACCGGCGCAGCCCAGGGCATCGGCCGCGCCATCGCCGCCGCGCTGGCCGAGGCCGGCGCGAAGGTCCACCTCGCCGATCTCGATGCCGACGGCGTCGCCGCCAGCGCAGAAGCGCTCGGCGCAAGCGCCCATGTCGCCGATCTCGGCAGCCCGGAGGCGACGAAGGAGCTGGTGGGCAAGCTGCTTGCTAGCGAGGGCCGGCTCGACCTGCTGGTCAATGCAGCCGGCGGCGTGCGCGGCCAGGTCGGCCGGCCGATCGAGGAGATCTCCGAGAGCGACTGGCGCGCCGTCTTCGCCGCCAATGTCGACGCCGCCTTCTTCCTCTCGCAAGCCGTCGCCCCGGCGATGAAGCAGGCCGGATATGGCCGCATCGTCAACATTTCCTCCGGCGCCGGCCTGCGCCCGAGCCTGACCGGCATCCAGGCTTATGCCAGCGCCAAGCACGCGCTGGTCGGGCTGACCAGGCAGCTCGCCTGGGAATTCGGCCCACACGGTATCACCGTGAACTCGGTCGCACCCGGCTTCGTGCGTTCCAACCCGGCGACCGAACGGCAATGGGAATCCTATGGCCCGGACGGCCAGAAGCGGCTGATCGAGAGCATCCACACTCGCCGGCTCGGCACATCCGAGGATATCGCCCATGCCAGCCTGTTCTTCCTGTCCGAGCAGGCAAGCTGGGTGACCGGCCAGATTCTCTCGGTCGATGGCGGGCGATCCTGA
- a CDS encoding ABC transporter permease translates to MIDLIFAQTLNGLASASSLFLVACGLSIIFGVTRIVNFAHGSFYMLGAYLAFTLVTRFGPADALGFWGGVLLAALIVAALGAIVEIVILRRIYQAPELFQLLATFGLVLMVQDIALGIWGPEDKLGPRAPGFKSFVVLMDSRFPSYELFLIVVGPIMLGLLWFLFQKTRWGTLVRAATQDREMVGALGVNQRLLFTSVFAFGAGLAALGGALQLPREAVNLHMDLSMISEAFVVVVVGGLGSVTGAYLAAVLIGIIHAFGILIFPKITLVLVFLVMAVVLVIKPYGLMGKRPVGSAHAHGPVEPLLLPASANVKLIGLAALAVLLLAPFIVADHWLLTLTELSIFALFAASLHFMMGPGGMASFGHAAYFGLGAYGAALAVKWLGMPMVPALAFAPFLAGIAGVVFGWFCVRLSGVYLAMLTLAFAQIAWATAFQWVDLTGGDNGILGVWPAAWASSKLVYYYLALAICVAAILCLRVVVFAPFGYALRAGRDSPLRAEAIGLPVMRIQWLAFIIAAIAAGIAGALFAFFKGSVFPTYMAIPRSVDGLLMVLLGGVQTVSGPIVGAFAYMGLQEQLMKATMYWRFVLGASIVLLVILFPRGLVGTALAFAERRREAEPAPPVAATPEPAR, encoded by the coding sequence ATGATCGATCTGATCTTCGCGCAGACGCTCAACGGCCTGGCCTCGGCCTCGTCGCTCTTCCTCGTCGCCTGCGGGCTGTCGATCATCTTCGGCGTGACGCGGATCGTGAACTTCGCGCATGGCTCCTTCTACATGCTGGGCGCCTATCTCGCCTTCACGCTGGTGACGCGCTTCGGGCCGGCCGATGCGCTCGGCTTCTGGGGCGGGGTGCTGCTGGCGGCGCTGATCGTCGCGGCGCTCGGCGCCATCGTCGAGATCGTCATCTTGCGCCGGATCTACCAGGCGCCGGAGCTGTTCCAGCTGCTCGCGACCTTCGGCCTCGTGCTGATGGTGCAGGACATTGCGCTCGGCATCTGGGGGCCGGAGGACAAGCTCGGCCCGCGCGCGCCCGGCTTCAAGAGCTTCGTCGTGCTGATGGACAGCCGCTTCCCGAGCTACGAGCTCTTCCTGATCGTGGTCGGGCCGATCATGCTCGGCCTGCTCTGGTTCCTGTTCCAGAAGACGCGCTGGGGCACTTTGGTACGGGCCGCGACGCAGGACCGCGAGATGGTCGGCGCGCTCGGCGTCAACCAGCGCCTGCTCTTCACCTCGGTCTTCGCCTTCGGCGCCGGCCTTGCTGCGCTCGGCGGCGCACTGCAGTTGCCGCGCGAGGCGGTGAACCTGCACATGGACCTCTCGATGATCTCGGAGGCCTTCGTCGTCGTGGTCGTCGGCGGGCTCGGCAGCGTCACCGGCGCCTATCTCGCCGCGGTGCTGATCGGCATCATCCACGCCTTCGGCATCCTGATCTTCCCGAAGATCACGCTGGTGCTGGTCTTCCTGGTGATGGCCGTCGTGCTGGTGATCAAGCCCTATGGGCTGATGGGCAAGCGCCCGGTCGGCAGTGCCCATGCGCATGGCCCGGTCGAGCCGCTGCTGCTGCCCGCCAGTGCCAACGTCAAGCTGATCGGGCTGGCCGCGCTTGCCGTGCTGCTGCTCGCGCCCTTCATCGTCGCCGACCACTGGCTGCTGACACTGACCGAGCTCTCGATCTTCGCGCTGTTCGCCGCGTCGCTGCACTTCATGATGGGCCCGGGCGGCATGGCCTCCTTCGGCCACGCCGCCTATTTCGGCCTAGGGGCCTATGGCGCGGCGCTGGCGGTGAAATGGCTGGGCATGCCGATGGTGCCGGCGCTCGCCTTCGCACCCTTCCTCGCCGGCATCGCCGGCGTCGTCTTCGGCTGGTTCTGCGTGCGGCTATCGGGCGTCTACTTGGCCATGCTGACGCTCGCCTTCGCCCAGATCGCCTGGGCGACCGCCTTCCAATGGGTCGACCTCACCGGCGGCGACAACGGCATCCTGGGTGTCTGGCCGGCGGCCTGGGCGAGCTCGAAGCTGGTCTATTATTATCTCGCGCTGGCGATCTGCGTCGCCGCGATCCTCTGCCTTCGCGTCGTCGTCTTCGCGCCCTTCGGCTATGCCTTGCGAGCCGGGCGCGACAGCCCGCTGCGGGCCGAAGCGATCGGCCTGCCGGTGATGCGGATCCAGTGGCTCGCCTTCATCATAGCCGCGATCGCGGCCGGCATCGCCGGCGCCCTCTTCGCCTTCTTCAAAGGCTCGGTCTTCCCGACCTATATGGCGATCCCGCGTTCGGTCGATGGACTCCTGATGGTGCTGCTCGGCGGTGTCCAGACCGTCTCGGGCCCGATCGTCGGCGCCTTCGCCTATATGGGCCTGCAGGAGCAGCTGATGAAGGCGACGATGTACTGGCGCTTCGTCTTGGGCGCCTCGATCGTGCTGCTCGTCATCCTGTTCCCGCGCGGCCTCGTCGGCACGGCGCTGGCCTTCGCGGAAAGGCGCCGCGAGGCCGAGCCCGCTCCGCCTGTCGCCGCCACGCCGGAGCCCGCCCGATGA
- a CDS encoding ABC transporter ATP-binding protein — protein MSPVLEVRNLGKSFGGVRAVDDVSFSVEAGKLLALIGPNGAGKTTCFNMLNGQLPSDRGEVIFDGRKITGLKPREVWRLGVGRTFQITATFASMSVRENVQMALISHAGETWTLFGRARDRHVAEADALLKQVGMLDQAERACGVLAYGDLKRVELAVAIANKPKLLLMDEPTAGMAPRERIALMALTAEIARERGIAVLFTEHDMDVVFAHSDAILVLDRGKLIAKGRAEEVRNDPAVRAVYLGSGATSGGH, from the coding sequence ATGAGCCCGGTCCTCGAAGTCCGCAATCTCGGCAAGTCCTTCGGCGGTGTGCGCGCCGTCGACGATGTCAGCTTCTCGGTCGAAGCCGGCAAGCTCTTGGCGCTGATCGGCCCGAACGGCGCCGGCAAGACCACCTGCTTCAACATGCTGAACGGCCAGCTCCCGTCCGACCGCGGCGAGGTGATCTTCGACGGCAGGAAGATCACCGGCCTGAAGCCGCGCGAAGTCTGGCGGCTCGGCGTCGGCCGCACCTTCCAGATCACCGCGACCTTCGCCTCGATGAGCGTGCGCGAGAACGTGCAGATGGCGCTGATCTCGCATGCCGGCGAGACCTGGACGCTGTTCGGCCGCGCCAGGGACCGCCATGTCGCCGAGGCCGACGCGCTGCTGAAGCAGGTCGGCATGCTCGACCAGGCCGAGCGCGCCTGCGGCGTGCTCGCCTATGGCGATTTGAAGCGGGTCGAGCTCGCGGTTGCGATCGCCAACAAGCCGAAGCTCCTGCTGATGGATGAGCCGACCGCCGGCATGGCGCCGCGCGAGCGCATCGCCCTGATGGCGCTGACTGCCGAGATCGCCCGGGAACGCGGCATCGCCGTGCTCTTCACCGAGCACGACATGGACGTGGTCTTCGCCCATTCCGACGCGATCCTGGTGCTCGACCGCGGCAAGCTGATCGCCAAGGGCCGGGCCGAGGAGGTCCGCAACGATCCGGCCGTGCGCGCGGTCTATCTCGGCTCCGGCGCGACCTCGGGAGGCCACTGA
- a CDS encoding MetQ/NlpA family ABC transporter substrate-binding protein: protein MTTRRIILATALAAVAFTAPALAQQNQVVRIGASPGPHAEILEKVKPIAAKNGLDLKIIEFSDYVVPNQALAAGELEANSFQNQPYLDNQVKDRGFKLVSVGLTVNFPLGIYSSKYKSWAEVPDGATVAIQNDPTNGGRSLLLLQDKGAIKLKDGVGFKPTVADIVSNPKKLKIIEIEAAQTPRSLADVAAAAINTNYAVDAKIEPTSAILREDPKGPYVNLIAVREADKDKPWVKALLASYHTPEIKAFVAERFKGSVLAGW from the coding sequence ATGACCACCCGCAGGATCATCCTCGCGACCGCACTTGCCGCCGTCGCCTTCACCGCCCCGGCGCTCGCTCAGCAGAACCAGGTCGTTCGCATCGGCGCCTCGCCCGGTCCGCATGCCGAGATCCTCGAGAAGGTGAAGCCGATCGCCGCCAAGAATGGGCTCGACCTCAAGATCATCGAGTTCTCCGATTATGTCGTGCCGAACCAGGCGCTGGCCGCCGGCGAGCTCGAGGCGAACTCCTTCCAGAACCAGCCCTATCTCGACAACCAGGTGAAGGATCGCGGCTTCAAGCTGGTCAGCGTCGGCCTCACCGTGAACTTCCCGCTCGGCATCTACTCGTCGAAGTACAAGAGCTGGGCCGAGGTGCCGGATGGCGCCACCGTCGCGATCCAGAACGACCCGACCAATGGCGGCCGCTCGCTGCTGCTGCTGCAGGACAAGGGCGCGATCAAGCTCAAGGACGGCGTCGGATTCAAGCCGACCGTCGCCGACATCGTCAGCAACCCGAAGAAGCTGAAGATCATCGAGATCGAGGCCGCCCAGACGCCGCGTTCGCTGGCCGACGTCGCCGCCGCCGCGATCAACACCAATTACGCCGTCGACGCCAAGATCGAGCCGACCTCGGCGATCCTGCGCGAGGACCCGAAGGGCCCCTATGTCAACCTGATCGCGGTGCGCGAGGCCGACAAGGACAAGCCCTGGGTCAAGGCGCTGCTCGCCTCCTATCACACCCCCGAGATCAAGGCCTTCGTCGCCGAGCGCTTCAAGGGCTCGGTCCTCGCCGGCTGGTAA
- a CDS encoding 2-dehydropantoate 2-reductase N-terminal domain-containing protein has translation MSSEPILIWGAGAIGGTLGAYWARAGVPVLLVDIVAKHVEACRTSGLSITGPVEEFRQIVPAVTPQELTGTYSRIVLAVKAGATEAALAALKPHLAAGGFVLSAQNGLNEITIAKAVGEERTMGCFVNFGADWHGPGEILYGNRGAVVVGELDGAMTERVREMHRLLALFEPDAILTDNIYGYLWGKLAYGAMLFGTALTNDSMSANFADPQRLPVWLVLGREVGAVAAARGVTSLGFGAFDPAVFAPGAPEGPQVETIAWLADYTSKTAKTHSGIWRDLAVRKRKTEGQAQIGIISRLGREVGVATPALELLVSLIQDIEEGRRPMSPDTLKVLIEQCRSASTTA, from the coding sequence ATGAGCAGCGAACCCATCCTGATCTGGGGCGCCGGCGCGATCGGCGGCACGCTCGGCGCCTATTGGGCAAGGGCCGGCGTACCGGTGCTGCTGGTCGACATCGTCGCGAAGCATGTCGAGGCCTGCCGAACGTCGGGGCTATCGATCACCGGTCCGGTCGAGGAGTTCCGGCAGATCGTGCCGGCGGTGACGCCGCAGGAATTGACCGGAACCTATTCGCGCATCGTGCTGGCGGTGAAGGCTGGCGCCACCGAGGCTGCGCTTGCCGCCCTGAAGCCGCATCTCGCCGCCGGCGGCTTCGTGCTCTCGGCCCAGAACGGGCTCAACGAGATCACCATCGCCAAGGCGGTCGGCGAAGAGCGGACCATGGGTTGCTTCGTCAATTTCGGCGCCGACTGGCATGGGCCGGGAGAGATCCTCTACGGCAATCGCGGCGCAGTGGTCGTCGGCGAGCTCGATGGAGCGATGACGGAGCGGGTGCGCGAGATGCACAGGCTGCTCGCGCTGTTCGAGCCGGACGCCATCCTGACCGACAACATCTACGGCTATCTCTGGGGCAAGCTCGCCTATGGCGCGATGCTGTTCGGGACAGCCCTGACCAATGATTCGATGTCGGCGAACTTCGCCGATCCGCAGCGGTTGCCGGTCTGGCTGGTGCTCGGGCGCGAGGTCGGCGCGGTCGCGGCGGCGCGCGGCGTCACCTCGCTCGGCTTCGGCGCATTCGACCCCGCCGTGTTCGCGCCGGGCGCGCCGGAAGGTCCGCAGGTCGAAACGATCGCCTGGCTCGCCGACTACACCTCGAAGACGGCCAAGACCCATTCCGGAATCTGGCGCGATCTTGCCGTGCGCAAGCGCAAGACCGAAGGCCAGGCGCAGATCGGCATCATCTCGCGGCTCGGCCGCGAGGTCGGCGTGGCCACGCCGGCCCTGGAACTGTTGGTATCCCTGATTCAGGACATCGAGGAGGGCCGCCGCCCGATGTCCCCGGACACGCTGAAGGTCCTGATCGAGCAATGCAGATCCGCTTCGACAACCGCGTAG
- a CDS encoding ABC transporter substrate-binding protein: MDRRQFVSGAALGAVALATPSLLRAQGAPIKIGEINSYTSQPAFLKPYRQGWELALEQVNAAGGVLGRKVETLFRDDAGKPEDSVRLAGELINAEKVDLLSGGFLSNVGLAIADYALQNKRLYVASEPLSDAIVWAKGNRYTFRLRPSTYMQAAMLVEEAAKLPAKKWALVAPNYEYGQSAVKWFKELLKKAKPDVEFVAEQFPALGRIDAGATVQALEAAKPDAIFNVTFAADLSNFVRQGNTRGLFEGRTVVSMLTGEPEYLDPLGAETPVGWIVTGYPHADIQTPDHVKFRDAYKAKYNDYPRLGSVVGFDTMNAIAAGIAKAGTTDNEKLIDAMKGLKFTSAFGPVEFRASDHQSTLGAYVGKTAVKDGKGVMVDWRYADGAKYLPSDAEVKTLRPAG; encoded by the coding sequence ATGGACCGTCGCCAATTCGTCAGCGGAGCTGCGCTCGGCGCCGTCGCGCTGGCCACGCCGTCTCTGCTGCGCGCCCAAGGCGCGCCGATCAAGATCGGCGAGATCAACAGCTACACCTCGCAGCCGGCCTTCCTGAAGCCCTATCGCCAGGGCTGGGAACTGGCACTGGAGCAGGTCAACGCCGCCGGCGGGGTGCTCGGCCGCAAGGTCGAGACGCTGTTCCGCGACGATGCCGGCAAGCCCGAAGATTCGGTGCGGCTCGCCGGCGAGCTGATCAACGCCGAGAAGGTCGACCTGCTCTCGGGCGGCTTCCTCTCCAATGTCGGCCTCGCCATCGCCGACTACGCCCTGCAGAACAAGCGGCTCTACGTCGCCTCCGAGCCGCTCTCGGACGCGATCGTCTGGGCCAAGGGCAACCGCTACACCTTCCGCCTGCGGCCCTCGACCTACATGCAGGCGGCGATGCTGGTCGAGGAAGCGGCCAAGCTCCCGGCGAAGAAGTGGGCGCTCGTGGCGCCCAACTACGAATACGGCCAGTCGGCGGTGAAGTGGTTCAAGGAACTGCTGAAGAAGGCCAAGCCCGACGTCGAGTTCGTCGCCGAGCAATTCCCGGCGCTCGGCCGCATCGATGCCGGCGCGACCGTGCAGGCGCTCGAAGCCGCCAAGCCCGATGCGATCTTCAACGTCACCTTTGCGGCCGATCTCTCGAACTTCGTGCGCCAGGGCAATACCCGCGGCCTGTTCGAAGGCCGTACGGTCGTCTCGATGCTGACCGGCGAGCCGGAATATCTCGATCCGCTCGGCGCCGAGACGCCGGTCGGCTGGATCGTCACCGGCTATCCGCACGCCGACATCCAGACGCCGGACCACGTCAAGTTCCGCGATGCCTACAAGGCGAAGTACAACGACTATCCCCGGCTCGGCTCGGTGGTCGGCTTCGACACCATGAACGCCATCGCTGCCGGCATCGCCAAGGCGGGCACGACCGACAACGAGAAGCTCATCGACGCCATGAAGGGGCTGAAGTTCACCTCGGCCTTCGGCCCGGTGGAGTTCCGCGCCTCCGACCATCAGTCGACGCTCGGCGCCTATGTCGGCAAGACCGCGGTCAAGGATGGCAAGGGCGTCATGGTCGACTGGCGCTATGCCGACGGCGCCAAGTACCTGCCTTCGGATGCAGAGGTGAAGACGCTTCGCCCGGCGGGCTGA